One segment of Marvinbryantia formatexigens DSM 14469 DNA contains the following:
- the murI gene encoding glutamate racemase, with protein MGVRERERPVGIFDSGVGGLTVTREVMRNIPEERIVYFGDTARVPYGSKSKETILRYSRQIVRFLLTQDVKAIVVACNTASAFALEEIRHELPVPIIGVVRPGAKVACAATKNNRIGVIGTKGTIASGLYTELIRQIKPDAEVIGKACPLFVPLVEEGMMKDTVTEEVARRYLAGLQEQDIDTLILGCTHYPLLRSMIGKIMGEGVTLVNPAYETACSLRTLLIQEGLQNTEPLAEGENPHRFYVSDAPESLIGFANSILPVNIENVQKINIEEY; from the coding sequence ATGGGAGTCAGAGAAAGGGAAAGACCGGTCGGGATTTTTGATTCCGGCGTAGGCGGTCTGACAGTCACACGCGAGGTAATGCGCAATATACCGGAGGAGCGGATTGTGTATTTCGGAGATACGGCGCGTGTGCCATATGGAAGTAAATCAAAAGAGACGATTCTGCGCTACTCCAGGCAGATTGTACGCTTCCTGCTGACGCAGGATGTAAAGGCGATCGTGGTGGCGTGTAATACGGCGAGCGCCTTTGCGCTGGAGGAAATCCGTCACGAGCTGCCGGTCCCGATTATCGGCGTGGTCAGACCGGGAGCGAAGGTGGCGTGCGCGGCGACAAAAAATAACCGCATCGGCGTTATCGGCACGAAGGGAACGATTGCCAGCGGGCTGTATACGGAGCTCATCCGGCAGATTAAACCGGACGCCGAGGTCATTGGAAAGGCGTGCCCGCTGTTTGTGCCGCTGGTGGAAGAGGGCATGATGAAGGACACAGTGACGGAGGAGGTCGCGAGACGTTATCTTGCCGGGCTGCAGGAGCAGGATATTGACACGCTGATTCTCGGCTGTACGCATTATCCGCTGCTGCGCTCCATGATTGGAAAAATCATGGGAGAGGGTGTGACGCTGGTAAATCCGGCTTACGAGACGGCGTGCAGTCTGCGCACGCTGCTGATACAGGAAGGACTGCAGAATACGGAGCCGCTGGCGGAGGGAGAAAATCCGCACCGCTTCTATGTGAGCGATGCGCCGGAGAGTCTGATTGGCTTTGCAAACTCTATTCTGCCGGTTAATATTGAGAATGTACAGAAAATTAATATTGAGGAGTATTAG
- a CDS encoding Gfo/Idh/MocA family protein has translation MTGVGIIGMGSISESHIRAYRQFDGCCRIAALYDRKLEKALEKKKAFHLEAEIYADYRELLKNPEVQLVSICLPPYLHAGVAVECMRAGKHVLLEKPMAPSLEECDRMLTEQKRAGCYLGVISQNRYRKENLFLKRMVESGVAGPVLSGEVRSCWYRGNAYYAPAWRGNWETEGGGCLLNHAIHQIDLLDWILGKPCEVYAVMKNLAHPGSEVEDMAAAILRYPSGAVITLEVSLVSHGEKQSIVLQGTEAALSAPFSVECSRENETGFPEENRELKDRLIREYQSMEEPPFSGFAGQIDAVLSALESGKTCGVTKADGRDAAGVATAQKIWERCGVTKADGRDAAGVATVQKIWERCGVTGEDGRDAIEVVTALYESAVTGTAVKLPSGIQSGFYSRDGRLMRLKEKTL, from the coding sequence ATGACGGGTGTTGGAATTATCGGAATGGGTTCCATTTCAGAGAGCCACATCCGGGCTTACCGGCAGTTTGACGGGTGCTGCCGCATTGCGGCGCTGTATGACCGGAAGCTGGAGAAGGCGCTGGAGAAAAAGAAGGCTTTTCATCTGGAGGCGGAGATATACGCGGACTACCGGGAGCTATTGAAAAATCCGGAGGTACAGCTGGTGAGCATCTGCCTGCCGCCATATCTGCACGCCGGCGTGGCGGTGGAATGTATGCGGGCGGGAAAGCATGTGCTGCTGGAGAAGCCGATGGCGCCGTCTCTGGAGGAATGCGACCGGATGCTTACAGAGCAGAAAAGAGCGGGCTGCTATCTTGGCGTTATCTCGCAGAACCGCTACCGGAAGGAGAATCTGTTTCTGAAAAGAATGGTGGAGAGCGGGGTGGCTGGCCCTGTTTTATCCGGGGAGGTGAGATCCTGCTGGTACCGAGGAAATGCCTATTATGCGCCTGCCTGGAGAGGAAACTGGGAAACGGAGGGCGGAGGCTGCCTCTTAAACCATGCGATCCATCAGATTGATCTGCTGGACTGGATACTCGGAAAGCCCTGCGAGGTGTACGCGGTCATGAAAAATCTGGCACATCCCGGCTCGGAGGTGGAGGACATGGCGGCGGCGATTTTAAGATATCCCTCCGGGGCGGTGATTACGCTGGAAGTGTCGCTGGTATCCCACGGGGAGAAGCAGTCCATCGTGCTGCAGGGAACGGAGGCGGCTTTATCCGCGCCGTTTTCCGTGGAATGCAGCAGGGAGAATGAAACGGGATTTCCGGAGGAGAACAGGGAACTGAAAGACCGTCTGATACGGGAATACCAGAGCATGGAGGAGCCGCCCTTTTCCGGCTTTGCAGGGCAGATAGACGCGGTACTGAGTGCGCTGGAGAGCGGGAAGACCTGCGGCGTCACCAAAGCGGATGGAAGAGACGCCGCCGGGGTGGCGACGGCACAGAAGATATGGGAGCGCTGCGGTGTCACCAAAGCGGATGGAAGAGACGCCGCCGGGGTGGCGACGGTGCAGAAGATATGGGAGCGCTGCGGCGTCACCGGAGAGGATGGAAGAGATGCCATCGAGGTTGTGACGGCGCTGTACGAATCGGCGGTGACGGGGACGGCGGTAAAATTACCGTCAGGAATACAGTCCGGTTTTTACAGCCGGGACGGACGGCTGATGAGATTAAAAGAGAAAACACTGTAA
- the aspS gene encoding aspartate--tRNA ligase, which yields MQGRTHTCGALRLGDVGAQVKIVGWFDNLRKVSKNLGFLILRDYYGVTQVVIETEEMMNIVDGINYESTISVCGTVRERSSKNAALPTGEIEVVPEKIELLGKCRYNELPFQIARSKEADENTRLKYRYLDLRNPAVKDKITLRSKIVADLRASMIAHDFLEITTPILTCSSPEGARDYLVPSRNHPGKFYALPQAPQQFKQLLMASGFDRYFQIAPCFRDEDARADRSPGEFYQLDMEMAFADQEDVFAILEDVLPPIFAKYGVYHTASAAPFKRISYLEAMEQYGTDKPDLRIDLLVQDATACMADCGFGPFAGQTVKAVVVSGFEGTRKVIDKLCADVEVQSGNKAYWFKVDANGDFAGGISKFLQERKAQVTEALGLKPGDFIGLSAGKKSAAQKTAGVLRKMLGAACPAHMKTDRYEFCWIVDFPMYEIGEESGELEFCHNPFSMPQGGMKALEEQEPLEILAYQYDLVCNGVELSSGAVRNHDPEIMVKAFNLVGLGEDDVKAKFPAMYNAFCYGAPPHAGIAPGVDRMVMLIAGEESIREIIPFPMNKNAQDVMMGAPATVEPKQLEDVHIRIEMPKKEENA from the coding sequence ATGCAGGGAAGAACACATACCTGCGGCGCACTCCGCCTCGGCGATGTCGGCGCACAGGTGAAAATTGTCGGCTGGTTTGACAATCTCAGAAAAGTAAGCAAAAATCTGGGATTTTTAATTTTGAGAGACTATTACGGCGTTACACAGGTCGTTATTGAAACGGAAGAAATGATGAATATCGTGGACGGAATCAACTACGAATCCACGATTTCCGTCTGCGGCACGGTGCGCGAGCGCTCCAGCAAAAACGCGGCGCTCCCGACCGGTGAGATTGAAGTGGTTCCGGAAAAAATCGAGCTGCTCGGCAAATGCCGCTACAATGAGCTGCCGTTCCAGATTGCCCGCTCCAAAGAGGCGGACGAAAATACCCGTCTGAAATACCGCTATCTGGATCTGCGCAATCCGGCGGTGAAGGATAAAATTACACTGAGAAGCAAAATCGTCGCTGATTTGCGCGCGAGTATGATAGCACACGATTTTCTGGAGATTACCACCCCGATTCTCACCTGCTCTTCTCCGGAGGGCGCGCGGGATTATCTGGTACCGTCCAGAAATCATCCCGGCAAATTTTACGCGCTGCCGCAGGCTCCGCAGCAGTTTAAACAGCTTCTGATGGCGTCCGGCTTCGACCGTTATTTCCAGATCGCGCCGTGCTTCCGCGATGAGGACGCGCGTGCGGACCGCTCTCCGGGTGAGTTTTATCAGCTTGATATGGAAATGGCGTTCGCCGACCAGGAGGATGTGTTTGCAATCCTGGAGGATGTGCTGCCGCCCATCTTTGCAAAATACGGCGTTTACCATACCGCGTCCGCCGCTCCCTTTAAGCGTATCTCCTACCTGGAGGCGATGGAGCAGTACGGCACGGACAAGCCGGATCTGCGGATTGATCTGCTGGTGCAGGATGCGACCGCCTGCATGGCGGACTGCGGCTTCGGACCATTCGCCGGTCAGACCGTAAAGGCTGTCGTTGTCTCCGGCTTTGAGGGTACGCGCAAGGTCATCGACAAGCTGTGCGCTGACGTCGAGGTACAGAGCGGAAATAAAGCTTACTGGTTTAAAGTGGATGCTAACGGCGATTTTGCCGGCGGTATCTCCAAATTCCTGCAGGAGCGCAAAGCACAGGTGACAGAGGCTCTCGGCTTAAAACCGGGCGATTTCATCGGACTGTCCGCCGGCAAAAAGAGTGCAGCACAGAAAACCGCCGGCGTTCTGCGCAAAATGCTCGGCGCAGCCTGCCCCGCCCACATGAAGACCGACCGCTACGAATTCTGCTGGATCGTGGATTTCCCGATGTACGAGATCGGCGAGGAATCCGGCGAACTGGAATTCTGCCACAACCCGTTCTCCATGCCGCAGGGCGGTATGAAAGCGCTGGAAGAGCAGGAGCCGCTGGAGATTCTTGCTTACCAGTACGACCTCGTCTGCAACGGCGTGGAGCTCTCCTCCGGCGCTGTGCGTAACCACGACCCGGAAATCATGGTAAAGGCGTTCAATCTTGTGGGACTTGGCGAGGATGACGTAAAGGCAAAATTCCCGGCCATGTACAACGCTTTCTGCTACGGTGCTCCGCCCCATGCCGGAATCGCACCGGGCGTGGACCGTATGGTCATGCTGATTGCGGGCGAGGAAAGCATCCGCGAGATTATTCCGTTCCCGATGAACAAAAATGCCCAGGATGTTATGATGGGCGCTCCGGCAACGGTAGAGCCGAAGCAGCTTGAGGATGTGCACATCCGCATAGAAATGCCGAAAAAAGAAGAAAATGCCTGA
- a CDS encoding DUF1934 domain-containing protein, whose protein sequence is MTEDVLVSIRGMQMLEMNDQDEVEIVTNGKYLHKNGKHYISYEEVMEGMEGTTRNLIKVGEDGMEVSKRGLTNVHMVFEKDKKNVTYYETPFGNLMVGIAATNIAVKNDEKNIDVTVNYALDVNYEHLADCTINMSIQSKDGGSFRLS, encoded by the coding sequence ATGACAGAAGATGTTTTGGTGAGTATCCGGGGAATGCAGATGCTCGAAATGAATGACCAGGACGAGGTGGAGATAGTCACAAATGGAAAATACCTCCACAAAAACGGGAAGCATTATATCAGCTACGAAGAAGTGATGGAAGGCATGGAAGGTACCACACGCAATCTGATTAAGGTGGGCGAGGACGGCATGGAGGTATCGAAGCGCGGGCTGACAAATGTCCATATGGTGTTTGAGAAGGATAAGAAGAATGTCACATATTACGAGACACCGTTCGGGAATCTGATGGTGGGGATCGCCGCGACAAACATTGCGGTGAAAAACGATGAGAAGAATATTGATGTGACCGTAAATTATGCGCTGGATGTCAATTATGAGCATCTGGCGGACTGCACCATTAACATGAGCATCCAGTCAAAGGACGGCGGAAGCTTCCGGTTAAGCTGA
- a CDS encoding NAD-dependent epimerase/dehydratase family protein has product MMKRALILGGSGGLSGMLAKMAEACYEEVWILTRGRRKTEGAYHRLTADRNDEAAFERCILDAGVHWDVVFDCICMNEAHARQDIGILGQRTQRLVVISTDSVYASEYKKVLQTEEGIFVGDRPARIEIPSYAMDKRRMEKVFESYFAQQRTDGQRGMQITIFRPGHIFGPGFLSGCFPMQSRQADLPETMKKGKLSLVGGGCYLIHPIYVEDLAGVMLDCVEKERTFQEIFCVGGPEIIENRTYYEILARIMGVETEIEEIPLTGFVESHPEYYGHLCHRAYDLTKLARAGVTLPSTTVEEGLRAQYRYWRQREMI; this is encoded by the coding sequence ATGATGAAAAGAGCATTGATTTTAGGCGGCAGCGGGGGACTGAGCGGCATGCTGGCGAAGATGGCAGAAGCCTGCTATGAGGAGGTCTGGATTCTGACACGGGGCAGGAGAAAGACAGAGGGCGCATATCACCGGCTGACAGCGGACAGAAATGATGAGGCGGCTTTTGAGCGCTGTATTCTGGATGCGGGGGTACACTGGGATGTGGTGTTTGACTGCATCTGCATGAATGAAGCGCATGCCCGGCAGGATATCGGGATCCTGGGGCAGCGGACACAGCGTCTTGTGGTGATATCCACGGATTCGGTGTACGCGTCGGAATATAAAAAGGTGCTCCAGACCGAGGAGGGCATCTTTGTGGGGGACAGACCCGCCAGGATAGAAATCCCGTCGTATGCGATGGACAAGCGCCGCATGGAAAAGGTTTTTGAAAGCTATTTTGCACAGCAGAGGACGGACGGGCAGAGGGGAATGCAAATCACGATTTTCCGTCCGGGGCATATATTTGGTCCGGGCTTTCTGTCCGGCTGCTTTCCGATGCAGAGCAGGCAGGCGGATTTGCCGGAGACAATGAAAAAGGGAAAGCTTTCCCTGGTGGGCGGAGGCTGTTATCTCATCCATCCCATTTATGTGGAGGACCTTGCCGGTGTCATGCTGGACTGTGTGGAAAAGGAGCGCACCTTCCAGGAGATTTTCTGTGTCGGAGGACCGGAAATCATAGAAAACAGGACGTACTATGAGATTCTCGCCCGGATTATGGGCGTGGAAACAGAAATTGAAGAAATACCGCTTACCGGGTTTGTGGAGAGCCATCCGGAATATTACGGGCATCTCTGCCACCGGGCTTACGATCTGACAAAGCTTGCCCGCGCCGGGGTCACGCTTCCGTCCACGACGGTGGAGGAAGGACTGCGGGCGCAGTACCGGTACTGGCGGCAGAGGGAAATGATATGA
- a CDS encoding ROK family glucokinase: MKKYCFGIDVGGTTVKCGLFDVKGTVLDKWEIKTRTENNGCNILPDVADTISDKIREKNLDRDEIAGIGLGVPGPVNEEGEVPAAVNLHWGYVHLVDQMERLTGLNVKAGNDANVAALGEMWKGGGAGYHNVVLVTLGTGVGGGIINNGQIVTGTHGAGGEIGHIHVTDSLDVNCNCGNCGCLEQVASATGITFLAKRRLEKDDAPSVLRRRNLSAKSVFDAVKEGDAVAVEIAEEFGHYLGTALANVAGITDPDIFVIGGGVSKAGPILLEFIQKYYKQYAFMACKETPFALAELGNDAGIYGAAKLVL; encoded by the coding sequence ATGAAGAAGTATTGCTTTGGAATCGATGTGGGCGGAACCACCGTAAAGTGCGGTCTGTTTGATGTAAAGGGAACCGTGCTCGATAAATGGGAGATTAAGACGCGGACGGAAAACAACGGCTGTAATATCCTGCCGGATGTGGCGGACACCATTTCCGATAAAATCCGCGAGAAAAATCTGGACCGCGATGAGATCGCCGGTATCGGACTGGGCGTTCCGGGACCGGTAAACGAGGAGGGCGAGGTGCCGGCTGCGGTAAATCTGCACTGGGGCTATGTGCATCTGGTGGACCAGATGGAGCGCCTTACCGGACTGAATGTCAAGGCGGGAAATGACGCCAATGTCGCTGCGCTCGGCGAAATGTGGAAGGGCGGCGGCGCCGGATATCACAATGTGGTTCTGGTTACGCTCGGCACCGGCGTGGGCGGCGGAATCATCAACAACGGACAGATCGTCACCGGTACGCACGGAGCGGGCGGCGAGATTGGACATATCCACGTCACCGATTCCCTTGACGTAAATTGTAACTGCGGAAACTGCGGCTGTCTGGAGCAGGTGGCATCGGCAACCGGCATCACCTTCCTGGCGAAACGCCGTCTGGAAAAGGATGATGCGCCGTCCGTACTGCGCAGGAGAAATCTTTCTGCAAAGTCCGTGTTTGACGCCGTCAAAGAGGGCGATGCGGTGGCAGTCGAAATCGCGGAGGAGTTTGGACATTATCTCGGCACCGCGCTTGCAAACGTCGCGGGCATCACAGACCCGGATATTTTTGTAATCGGCGGCGGTGTTTCCAAAGCCGGTCCTATTCTGCTGGAATTCATCCAGAAATATTATAAGCAGTACGCTTTCATGGCATGTAAAGAAACGCCGTTTGCGCTCGCGGAGCTCGGAAACGACGCCGGCATCTATGGAGCGGCAAAGCTCGTATTATAA
- a CDS encoding transglycosylase domain-containing protein, translating into MKYGRYDIEKKQRNMTAEKVEQKAGMTLLRIFLIALFALVIAGVCAGYGAMQGLLQSAPDISSLSTAPEEMATYIYNANGEAVQKLTAPTSNRTPVSLDQVPEHLQNAIVAVEDERFYEHNGIDIRGILRAFVVGITGGSFSEGASTITQQLLKNSVFPDWVNESSLAESFKRKFQEQYLALELEKNLEETMTKEEAKKKILEDYLNTINLGAGAYGVQAAAHRYFNKDVSELTLSESTVIAGITQNPTGYNPIVYPEANAARREKILNAMLEQGYITQAERDEALADDVYSRIQETDLQTGTTEIYSYYTDALIAQVLEDLVDDAGYTDSQAYNALYSGGLRIFSVQDEAIQQICDEEFANEANYPVETLIGLDYALSLQKADGTTVNYGSSDVQDYFEAQDASFNMMFYDEDTARSYAAQFKEAMTAEGDALLGERISLVPQPQASVVVIEQSTGYVKAIVGGRGEKEASLTLNRATSTRRQPGSTFKPLASYAPAIDSSGKTLATVYDNEPYAYSSGTELRNWDSDYGYSGLETIHFALVKSINVVAVKCLTEITPQVGMDYLERFGITTLYNNDLDENGNLLSDAYQPLALGGITDGVVNLELTGAYAALANGGSYIEPKFYSRIEDSQGNVILDNTSEPTRVVKDTTAFLITKALEDVIKNPEGTAYGDITLGDMPVAGKTGTTDESKDIWFEGYTPYYTCGVWGGYDNNDALPDYDRSFSGYAKTLWNAIMSRIHAELPAVSFTQPENITTATVCKKSGKLAVEGLCTADQRGSQVYTEYFTTDTVPTETCDVHVAVSVCTETGLRASETCSSTTKVFVQRPEGSTGTTDDSSYAPPTQICPGHKDAIEILTEKESESETEKKDGNAAGGNNSGGNTGGNGGGNTDGVIEIGGSGNNGGSSGSGNGGAAQPDAGGGTSFDDIPADDYYDDGVITIY; encoded by the coding sequence ATGAAATATGGCAGATACGATATTGAAAAAAAACAGCGGAATATGACGGCGGAAAAGGTGGAGCAGAAAGCAGGCATGACGCTTCTGCGCATCTTTCTCATCGCTCTGTTCGCGCTGGTCATTGCCGGCGTATGCGCTGGCTACGGGGCAATGCAGGGGCTTCTGCAGAGCGCACCGGATATTTCCTCGCTCAGCACCGCCCCGGAGGAAATGGCTACTTATATTTATAATGCCAACGGTGAAGCCGTCCAGAAACTGACGGCGCCCACCTCAAACCGCACGCCGGTCTCGCTCGACCAGGTGCCGGAGCATCTGCAGAACGCGATAGTCGCCGTGGAGGATGAGCGCTTTTATGAGCACAACGGCATCGATATCCGCGGTATTCTCCGCGCCTTTGTGGTGGGTATCACCGGCGGCAGCTTCTCGGAGGGCGCCAGCACCATCACGCAGCAGCTTCTGAAAAACAGCGTATTTCCGGACTGGGTAAACGAATCCTCCCTTGCGGAGAGCTTCAAGCGGAAATTCCAGGAGCAGTATCTGGCGCTGGAGCTGGAAAAGAATCTGGAAGAGACCATGACGAAGGAGGAAGCAAAGAAAAAAATCCTCGAAGATTATCTGAACACCATCAATCTCGGCGCGGGCGCATACGGCGTGCAGGCTGCCGCCCACCGCTATTTTAATAAGGATGTCTCAGAGCTTACGCTCTCGGAATCCACGGTCATTGCCGGTATCACGCAGAACCCGACCGGCTACAATCCGATCGTCTACCCGGAGGCAAACGCCGCCCGCCGCGAAAAGATTCTGAATGCCATGCTGGAGCAGGGCTACATCACTCAGGCGGAGCGTGATGAGGCGCTCGCCGACGATGTTTATTCGCGCATCCAGGAGACCGACCTTCAGACCGGCACGACAGAGATTTATTCCTACTACACCGACGCGCTGATTGCGCAGGTGCTGGAGGACCTTGTCGACGACGCCGGTTATACGGACAGCCAGGCGTACAACGCGCTCTATTCCGGCGGTCTGCGCATTTTCAGCGTGCAGGATGAAGCTATCCAGCAGATCTGCGACGAGGAATTTGCCAACGAAGCGAATTATCCTGTCGAGACGCTGATCGGGCTGGACTACGCCCTCAGCCTCCAGAAGGCGGACGGCACCACGGTCAACTACGGCAGCTCCGATGTGCAGGATTATTTTGAAGCGCAGGACGCTTCCTTCAATATGATGTTTTACGATGAAGACACCGCCCGCTCCTATGCGGCTCAGTTTAAGGAAGCGATGACCGCTGAGGGCGATGCTTTGCTTGGCGAGCGCATTTCCCTCGTTCCGCAGCCGCAGGCTTCCGTCGTGGTGATCGAGCAGTCGACCGGTTACGTAAAAGCAATCGTCGGCGGCAGAGGCGAAAAGGAAGCCAGCCTTACGCTGAACCGCGCCACCTCCACGAGACGGCAGCCCGGTTCCACCTTCAAGCCGCTTGCCTCCTACGCCCCGGCAATCGACAGCAGCGGCAAAACGCTTGCCACCGTTTACGACAACGAGCCCTACGCCTATTCCTCCGGCACGGAACTGCGCAACTGGGACAGCGATTACGGCTACAGCGGTCTGGAGACCATCCATTTCGCGCTGGTAAAATCGATAAATGTGGTCGCCGTAAAGTGTCTGACGGAAATCACGCCCCAGGTCGGCATGGATTACCTGGAGCGCTTCGGCATCACAACGCTTTATAATAATGATCTGGACGAGAACGGAAATCTGCTCTCCGACGCCTACCAGCCGCTTGCGCTCGGAGGCATCACGGACGGCGTGGTAAATCTGGAGCTGACAGGCGCTTACGCTGCTCTGGCGAACGGCGGCAGCTACATCGAACCGAAATTTTACTCCCGCATCGAGGACAGCCAGGGAAATGTGATTCTGGACAACACCAGCGAACCGACGCGTGTGGTAAAGGATACCACGGCTTTTCTCATCACCAAAGCGCTGGAGGACGTCATCAAAAATCCGGAGGGCACCGCTTACGGCGACATCACCCTCGGCGATATGCCTGTGGCAGGAAAAACCGGCACCACCGACGAGTCAAAGGATATCTGGTTTGAGGGCTACACGCCCTACTACACCTGCGGCGTATGGGGCGGCTACGATAACAACGACGCGCTACCCGATTATGACAGAAGCTTCAGCGGCTACGCAAAAACGCTCTGGAACGCGATTATGAGCCGCATTCACGCAGAGCTTCCCGCCGTCTCCTTTACGCAGCCGGAGAACATCACGACGGCGACGGTCTGCAAAAAATCCGGTAAGCTCGCCGTGGAAGGGCTGTGCACCGCGGACCAGCGCGGCAGCCAGGTTTACACGGAATATTTCACCACTGATACGGTTCCGACCGAAACCTGCGATGTCCATGTTGCGGTTTCCGTCTGCACGGAAACGGGGCTGCGTGCCTCGGAGACCTGCTCTTCCACCACGAAAGTATTCGTCCAGCGCCCGGAAGGAAGCACCGGCACCACGGACGATTCCAGCTACGCGCCGCCCACCCAGATATGTCCGGGACACAAGGATGCGATAGAAATTCTTACGGAAAAAGAATCCGAATCGGAAACAGAAAAGAAAGACGGCAATGCCGCCGGTGGAAATAACTCCGGCGGAAACACCGGCGGTAACGGCGGCGGAAATACAGACGGCGTCATCGAAATCGGCGGCTCCGGAAATAACGGCGGCAGCTCCGGTTCCGGAAATGGCGGCGCTGCGCAGCCGGATGCCGGAGGCGGTACTTCCTTTGATGACATTCCGGCGGACGATTATTACGACGACGGGGTAATCACCATTTATTAG
- the hprK gene encoding HPr(Ser) kinase/phosphatase: MASSVSLTSMVEKMNLKNVTPEVDLSQIRITVPDINRAALQLAGYFEHFTSERVQIVGYVEYTYLMGLPLEEKLPVYERFVSYKSPCIIYTTRTKPEEELLRLAVQYGVPVFITDKETSAFSAELQRWLNVELAPCISIHGVLVDVYGEGVLIMGESGIGKSEAALELIRRGHRLISDDVVEIRKVSDVSLVGSAPDITRHFIELRGIGIINVKTLYGVEAVKNTQTIDIVIKLEEWDKDKDYDRLGLEEEYTEFLGNRVVCHSLPIRPGRNLAIIVEAAAVNHRQKKMGYNAAQELYNRVQQNLTRKREL, translated from the coding sequence ATGGCAAGCAGTGTATCACTGACCAGTATGGTAGAAAAGATGAACCTGAAGAATGTGACGCCGGAGGTAGATCTGAGCCAGATTCGCATCACAGTGCCCGACATCAACCGTGCGGCGCTGCAGCTTGCGGGTTATTTTGAGCATTTTACTTCAGAGCGCGTGCAGATTGTCGGATATGTGGAGTACACCTATCTGATGGGGCTTCCCCTGGAGGAAAAGCTGCCGGTTTACGAGCGCTTTGTTTCTTACAAGAGCCCCTGCATTATTTATACGACCAGGACGAAGCCGGAGGAGGAGCTTCTGCGGCTGGCGGTCCAGTATGGTGTTCCGGTCTTTATAACGGATAAGGAGACCTCAGCGTTTTCCGCAGAGCTGCAGCGGTGGCTGAATGTGGAGCTTGCGCCGTGTATTTCCATTCACGGTGTTCTGGTGGATGTATACGGCGAGGGCGTTCTGATCATGGGCGAGAGCGGCATCGGCAAGAGCGAAGCGGCGCTGGAGCTTATCCGGCGGGGACACCGTCTGATTTCTGACGATGTCGTGGAAATCCGCAAGGTAAGCGACGTCAGCCTGGTGGGAAGCGCGCCGGATATCACGCGCCACTTTATCGAGCTGCGCGGTATCGGTATCATTAATGTAAAGACCTTGTACGGCGTGGAGGCGGTGAAAAATACGCAGACCATTGATATCGTCATCAAGCTGGAGGAATGGGACAAGGATAAGGATTACGACCGCCTTGGACTGGAGGAGGAGTACACGGAATTTCTCGGAAACCGTGTGGTATGCCATTCGCTTCCCATCCGTCCGGGCAGAAATCTTGCGATTATCGTGGAAGCGGCAGCCGTCAACCACCGTCAGAAAAAGATGGGCTACAATGCGGCGCAGGAGCTGTACAACCGCGTGCAGCAGAACTTGACGAGAAAGCGGGAATTATAA
- a CDS encoding YigZ family protein has translation MAYNIVYRGGEGEITEKKSRFIATVQPVHSEEEALEFINGLKKKYWNATHNCSAFVVGERQELQRCSDDGEPQGTAGRPMLEVLLGADIHDAAVVVTRYFGGTLLGTGGLVRAYSKAVQAGLAESEVIEKIKGSRLTIGTDYNSIGKLQYLLGQRGIPVVDSVYAEAVETTVLVRREQAAELIDAVTEATNGKAVCREEQNVYFAFAGKEPVLF, from the coding sequence ATGGCATATAATATTGTTTACAGAGGCGGAGAGGGCGAGATAACGGAGAAGAAATCCCGCTTTATCGCGACGGTGCAGCCGGTGCATTCCGAGGAGGAGGCGCTGGAGTTTATCAACGGATTAAAGAAGAAATACTGGAATGCCACGCACAACTGCTCGGCGTTTGTGGTGGGAGAGCGTCAGGAGCTGCAGCGCTGCAGCGACGACGGAGAGCCGCAGGGAACGGCGGGCAGACCGATGCTGGAGGTGCTGCTGGGTGCGGACATCCACGATGCGGCGGTGGTGGTGACGCGGTATTTCGGCGGAACGCTGCTGGGCACGGGCGGACTGGTGCGCGCCTACTCGAAGGCGGTGCAGGCGGGGCTTGCAGAGAGTGAGGTCATCGAGAAGATAAAGGGAAGCAGGCTGACGATCGGCACCGACTACAACAGTATTGGAAAGCTGCAGTATCTGCTGGGGCAGCGGGGCATTCCAGTGGTGGATTCGGTTTACGCCGAGGCGGTGGAGACTACGGTGCTGGTGCGCCGGGAGCAGGCGGCAGAGCTGATAGATGCGGTTACGGAGGCGACAAACGGAAAGGCGGTCTGCCGCGAGGAGCAGAATGTGTACTTTGCCTTTGCGGGGAAGGAGCCGGTGCTTTTCTGA